From the genome of Papaver somniferum cultivar HN1 chromosome 2, ASM357369v1, whole genome shotgun sequence, one region includes:
- the LOC113354135 gene encoding salicylate carboxymethyltransferase-like isoform X1, whose protein sequence is MKKLQKEGRMVLTFCGRADDASPSRGMHCFMWGLLAEALRDMVSQGKIEEEKVDSFNMPLYVPSPSEVRSVILNEGSFIINRLETFEVTSGKAFPRKDEDDDDDYMITGSKNTVNFMRAISESLVVSHFGKEIIEELHKRCREIIAPRLSREGSRKTKHLSIVISMTRR, encoded by the exons ATGAAGAAATTGCAAAAGGAGGGAAGAATGGTGCTAACGTTCTGCGGTAGAGCTGACGATGCCAGTCCTTCTCGCGGAATGCATTGTTTCATGTGGGGGTTATTAGCAGAGGCACTCAGGGATATGGTCTCACAG GGGAAGATTGAAGAGGAGAAAGTAGATTCATTTAACATGCCTCTGTATGTACCATCTCCTTCGGAGGTGAGATCTGTAATACTTAACGAAGGGTCATTTATCATTAACCGACTAGAAACATTTGAAGTGACATCGGGAAAAGCGTTTCCTCGCaaggatgaagacgatgatgacgACTATATGATAACTGGAAGCAAGAATACTGTGAACTTCATGAGAGCTATATCAGAATCCTTAGTGGTGAGTCATTTTGGGAAAGAGATAATTGAAGAATTGCACAAGAGGTGTAGGGAGATCATTGCACCCCGCTTGTCCAGAGAAGGAAGTAGGAAAACTAAGCATCTTTCCATTGTCATCTCCATGACAAGGAGGTGA
- the LOC113354135 gene encoding salicylate carboxymethyltransferase-like isoform X2 gives MKKLQKEGRMVLTFCGRADDASPSRGMHCFMWGLLAEALRDMVSQIEEEKVDSFNMPLYVPSPSEVRSVILNEGSFIINRLETFEVTSGKAFPRKDEDDDDDYMITGSKNTVNFMRAISESLVVSHFGKEIIEELHKRCREIIAPRLSREGSRKTKHLSIVISMTRR, from the exons ATGAAGAAATTGCAAAAGGAGGGAAGAATGGTGCTAACGTTCTGCGGTAGAGCTGACGATGCCAGTCCTTCTCGCGGAATGCATTGTTTCATGTGGGGGTTATTAGCAGAGGCACTCAGGGATATGGTCTCACAG ATTGAAGAGGAGAAAGTAGATTCATTTAACATGCCTCTGTATGTACCATCTCCTTCGGAGGTGAGATCTGTAATACTTAACGAAGGGTCATTTATCATTAACCGACTAGAAACATTTGAAGTGACATCGGGAAAAGCGTTTCCTCGCaaggatgaagacgatgatgacgACTATATGATAACTGGAAGCAAGAATACTGTGAACTTCATGAGAGCTATATCAGAATCCTTAGTGGTGAGTCATTTTGGGAAAGAGATAATTGAAGAATTGCACAAGAGGTGTAGGGAGATCATTGCACCCCGCTTGTCCAGAGAAGGAAGTAGGAAAACTAAGCATCTTTCCATTGTCATCTCCATGACAAGGAGGTGA